In the Ciconia boyciana chromosome 23, ASM3463844v1, whole genome shotgun sequence genome, one interval contains:
- the LOC140643123 gene encoding 11-beta-hydroxysteroid dehydrogenase 1-like: MGRLQKILIPFLGLVLAFWFYSARENFKPEMLKGKRVIVTGASTGIGEQMAYHLARMGSHILITARTEAKLQKVVERCLELGAASARYISGTMEDMAFAEHVVKEAETSLGGLDMLILNHIGTSYFGYFNGDVGHVRKLLEINFLSYVAMTTSALPMLKESKGSIVVVSSMAGKVGFPFTVAYSATKFALDGFFSSLRQEFNIQSINVSITLCILGFIDTESAVRAAAGLLRVSPAPREECALEILKGAALRRRELYYRYGSTRLPLLLRDWAAELLDYLVRSRYRLESLERN, from the exons ATGGGTCGGTTGCAAAAGATTCTCATTCCCTTTTTGGGATTGGTTTTGGCcttctggttttattctgcGAGGGAGAATTTCAAACCGG AGATGCTGAAAGGGAAGCGGGTGATCGTCACCGGAGCAAGCACTGGAATTGGAGAGCAGATGGCGTATCACCTGGCACGGATGGGATCCCACATTTTGATCACGGCACGGACAGAGGCCAAGCTACAGAAA GTGGTGGAGCGGTGcctggagctgggggcagcCTCCGCACGGTACATCAGCGGCACCATGGAGGACATGGCCTTCGCCGAGCACGTGGTGAAGGAGGCAGAGACCTCGCTGG GAGGCCTGGACATGCTGATTCTTAATCACATCGGCACATCATACTTCGGTTATTTCAACGGGGATGTTGGTCACGTACGAAAGCTCCTGGAGATCAACTTCCTCAGCTACGTGGCGATGACCACGTCTGCCCTGCCCATGCTAAAGGAGAGCAAGGGCAGCATTGTAGTGGTTTCATCCATGGCAG GAAAAGTCGGGTTTCCCTTTACGGTCGCCTACTCTGCAACTAAGTTTGCCTTGGATGGATTTTTCAGCTCCCTGAGGCAGGAATTCAACATTCAGAGCATTAACGTTTCCATCACGCTCTGCATCCTTGGCTTCATAGACACTG AGAGCGCGgtgcgcgccgccgccgggctgcTGCGGGTGTCGCCGGCGCCGCGGGAGGAGTGCGCGCTGGAGATCCTCAAGGGGGCGGCGCTGCGCCGGCGCGAGCTCTACTACCGCTACGGCTCCACCCGGCTGCCGCTGCTCCTGCGGGACTGGGCCGCCGAGCTGCTGGACTACCTGGTCAGGAGCCGGTACCGGCTGGAGAGCCTCGAGAGGAACTAg